TGCTTAGCCGGAGCGGTGAAGCGAGCGTTCGGGTGAGCCATTTCTTCGCCCTTAGGAGCCTTGTCCTTCGGGAGAGCGTCACGGGTCTTGCCCTTCCAGTCAACGAGCTTGCCCTTGGCCGGGTAGCCGATGCCTTCCCACCACACGTCGCCGTCTTCAGTGAGGGCGCAGTTGGTGTAAATGGTGTTCTTTTCTGCAGAGATAAGAGCGTTCTTGTTGGATTCTGCAGAAGTACCCGGAGCAACGCCGAAGAAGCCGGCTTCCGGGTTGATAGCGTAGAGACGGCCATCCTTACCAAACTTCATCCATGCAATGTCGTCACCGATGGTTTCGACCTTCCAGCCCGGGATAGTCGGGATGAGCATAGCGAGGTTCGTCTTACCGCAAGCAGACGGGAATGCGCCAGTCACGTACTTGACTTCGCCCTTCGGGTTGGTGAGCTTGAGGATGAGCATGTGTTCAGCGAGCCAGCCTTCGTCGCGAGCGAGAACGGTAGCGATACGGAGAGCGAAGCACTTCTTACCGAGAAGAGCGTTTCCACCGTAGCCCGAACCGTACGACCAGATGAGGCGTTCTTCGGGGAACTGAGTGATGTACTTGTATTCAACGTCAGCGCAGGGCCAGATGCCGTTGTCGCTTTCGCATTCGCGGAGCGGCTTACCAACGGAGTGGAGGCACGGAACGAAGTCAGCGTTCACGTCTGCATTGAAGATGTCGAGAACCTTCTTACCGGCGCGAGTCATGATGTCCATGTTGAGAACAACGTATTCGGAGTCCGTGACTTCGATACCGTTCTTGGAAATCGGGGAGCCGAGCGGGCCCATGCAGAACGGAATCACGTACATGGTACGGCCGTGCATACAACCCTTATAGAGCTTACGCATCGTCTGCTTGAGTTCAGACGGGTCGATCCAGTGGTTGGTCGGACCTGCATCTTCTTCCTTCACAGAGGAAATAAAGGTACGGGATTCGACGCGGGCCACATCAGACGGGAGAGAACGGAACAGGTAGCAGTTTTCCTTCTTGGCGAGCTTCGTGGCGAGGCCAGCCTTGACGCACTTCTGCATAAGGGCATCGTATTCTTCCTTGGAGCCGTCAACGACAACGACGTTGTCCGGTTCGCACATGGCAATCATTTCATTCACCCAAGTACTGATCTTCGGGTGCTTGATATCGTTAAGGGTAAGACTCATTATGAGCTCCTGTTTGGTTTAACGTTAAGTTTCGATAATTTCGAACGCGATAAAATTTACAAAAAACAATGTCCAAATTGCAGGGGCGTTGGCAATTTTTTGAACTAAATCACCCCATCCATCCGCCACACGCAGTCCGCCCCAAATACGGCGCTTGAAAAAATTTCACTTTTTTTGTTTTTTTTTGCTAAAAAGTTTACATTTCGGCCTGAAATTACATAAATTAGGCTTGTATACACGAAAAAGGGTTAATACCCCTCATTATAAGGTTATTGCTATATGAGTTGGTCTTATTCTAGAGAACACCAGAAAAACATCCTTTGCATGATCATGGCCGGCGGTCAAGGCAGCCGTTTACAGCCCCTCACCCGCGACCGCGCGAAGCCTGCCGTCCATTTTGGCGGAACTTACCGCATTATCGACTTTGTGCTGAACAACTTCATCAACTCCGGCATCTTTAAAATCAAGGTCTTGACCCAGTTCAAGAGCGATTCCTTGAACAAGCACATTTCTGCCGCCTGGAATTTGAACGCCAGTTTGGACCAATATGTGGACTTGGTGCCTGCACAGATGCGCACTGGCGACGACTGGTACAAGGGAACGGCCGACGCCATTTTCCAGAACATCAACCTGATTACCGACGAACGTCCGGACCTCGTGGCTATTTTCGGTGGCGACCACATCTACAAGATGGACATCAACCAGATGATTGATTTCCACCTCTCCCGCGCCGCCCTTTTGACCATTGCCGCTATTCCGGTGCCGGTTTCCGAAGCGTCTGAATTCGGCATTATCGAAGTGGATGCCGACAACCGCATGATCGGTTTCGAAGAAAAGCCCAAGAACCCCAAAGAAATGCCTGGCAACCCCGGCTACTGCCTCGCGAGCATGGGCAACTACATCTTCACGAGCAAGTTCCTGGTGCGCGAACTTTTGAAGGGAGCAGAGAACGGCGCGACCGACTTCGGCAAGCACATCATTCCTAGTTTGTACAAAGAATACCCGGTGTACGTCTACGACTTCAACACGAACATCGTGCGCGGCGAGCAGGCATCTACCAAGGGTTACTGGCGCGACGTGGGAACGCTCGACGCCTTCTTCGAGGCGAACATGGACCTGTGTTCCGAAAACCCGCCGTTCGATTTGTACAACAACTACTGGCCTATCCGCACATTCAACTGGAACCAGCCGCCCGCCCGCTTCTTTGCCGGTGACGGCAACGCCCACCAGGGAGCGGCCATCGATTCCATCGTTTCTTCGGGTTGCATTATCGGCGGGGGCACCGTGGTAAAGAGCATTCTCTCCCCCGGCGTCACCATCCAGAAGGACGCCCTCGTGGAGGAATCCATCCTCTTCCCGAACGTGACCATCGGGCCGGGCGCGAAGGTGCGCCGCGCCATCGTCGAGAAGGGCCTGCACATTCCGGCCGGATTCCAGATTGGCTACGACCTGGAACGCGACAAGAAGCTCTTCCACGTGACAGAATCTGGCATCGTCGTCCTCGCGAAGGACACGATTATAAAGGCATAAAAACATCACACCGAAGTCGCGGAAGCGACAAGCGTGTCCATGAATGTCGCAAGCAAGTAAAAACCCGCATCGGTTGATGC
The Fibrobacter sp. UWR3 genome window above contains:
- a CDS encoding phosphoenolpyruvate carboxykinase (GTP); amino-acid sequence: MSLTLNDIKHPKISTWVNEMIAMCEPDNVVVVDGSKEEYDALMQKCVKAGLATKLAKKENCYLFRSLPSDVARVESRTFISSVKEEDAGPTNHWIDPSELKQTMRKLYKGCMHGRTMYVIPFCMGPLGSPISKNGIEVTDSEYVVLNMDIMTRAGKKVLDIFNADVNADFVPCLHSVGKPLRECESDNGIWPCADVEYKYITQFPEERLIWSYGSGYGGNALLGKKCFALRIATVLARDEGWLAEHMLILKLTNPKGEVKYVTGAFPSACGKTNLAMLIPTIPGWKVETIGDDIAWMKFGKDGRLYAINPEAGFFGVAPGTSAESNKNALISAEKNTIYTNCALTEDGDVWWEGIGYPAKGKLVDWKGKTRDALPKDKAPKGEEMAHPNARFTAPAKQCPCIAKEWEDPAGVPISAILFGGRRPSTIPLVHQSLSWNHGVFLGSIVGSEITAASTIDASQVGKIRRDPFAILPFCGYNMGDYFKHWIEIGKKSTEDKLPKIFYVNWFRKDANNEKLPGGFMWPGYGDNSRVLAWIFDRCNGVDNAVETPIGYMPKEGAINTDGLADYYKETLPQITKVDVEGWKKELADVKENHYPKFGKHLPKELSEIIDMIQDRLNKA
- the glgC gene encoding glucose-1-phosphate adenylyltransferase is translated as MSWSYSREHQKNILCMIMAGGQGSRLQPLTRDRAKPAVHFGGTYRIIDFVLNNFINSGIFKIKVLTQFKSDSLNKHISAAWNLNASLDQYVDLVPAQMRTGDDWYKGTADAIFQNINLITDERPDLVAIFGGDHIYKMDINQMIDFHLSRAALLTIAAIPVPVSEASEFGIIEVDADNRMIGFEEKPKNPKEMPGNPGYCLASMGNYIFTSKFLVRELLKGAENGATDFGKHIIPSLYKEYPVYVYDFNTNIVRGEQASTKGYWRDVGTLDAFFEANMDLCSENPPFDLYNNYWPIRTFNWNQPPARFFAGDGNAHQGAAIDSIVSSGCIIGGGTVVKSILSPGVTIQKDALVEESILFPNVTIGPGAKVRRAIVEKGLHIPAGFQIGYDLERDKKLFHVTESGIVVLAKDTIIKA